The Gemmatimonadota bacterium genome segment GCGATTCCCTGAGCCTGCTGGGCCCGTTCCTCACATCGTGCCCGATGTCGCTTTGCCTGGGGTAATGACTGTAGATCATGAGCCTCCGCGGACGACCGGAAATATTCGGCCTGGAGTTGTGGACCAGCACCGAATGGAAGAGCATGATGGAGCCGGGCGGCGCCAACAGGTCGATGCCCCCATCGAAATCGATCAAATCCGGTAGCACTTCCCATCCCCTTTTGTTGGGTGGTCGGCGATGTTCCAGGTGCTGTTTGTGACTCCCCGGCCAGACGTGAAGCGGTCCGGACGATTCGTCGTACGGATCTATAGTCACGGCCGAAGAGATGATCTCTTGCGGGTAATCCTGCGCCAGATAATACGCCCAATCGTTGTGAACCGGAAACCGGTCTTCTCGATCGACCAATGGGATGCCCTCTATCGCTTCGGGCAGCGGCTCTTTGTAGTTCAGCTTCTCCTCCATGAGAATCGGCTCGTCACCCATGAGTTGACGCATGGGTCCGATGAGTCGTTCGTCGGCAGACACTCCGGCCAGGAACAGCGACAGGTCGTTAATGGGCTGGATCTTGCGCACCATCGGCCCGGTAGATGTCTGCAGAATGTCGAGTCGCCCGCTTTTTCGCCCGTTGGCCAGGGAAGAGTTGATGATGAGCTCGAGTATCCGATCTGCTTCATGTTGCATGCGGGCGACTTCATCGGCGTTGAATGCCTGTGGGAGCACCAGGTAACCGTTCTCGCGGAAGTGCTCCAGGTCTTCGTCTGTGAGTTCCGTTTTCACTGCCATTTCCTCCTCCTATTGAGGTGCTTGATGATGGCCATTTCAAGTTCCGGGGTGAATGATTTCTCAGGCTTCATTCTCGCTCTCTTTCCAAAGCATCTTCTATCTCTGCAAACATGACGGATCTACTTCTACAGAATTTGCTGTGTGTTTGTCCAGTTGATCAGACAATTGGTGGACAACATCTGCACATTCTGGATCTCGTGCTATATTTGTGAATTCTTCTGGATCAGCGTACACATCTGCGAGGAAAATGTCTTCATCTTCAGGTTTCGGTTTTTCGCCATTGAGCAACACATTTTTATCAAGGCGATACTGGCTCGTGCGTATGCAGCTTCGCCGTGGCCAACCGCGATTACCATACCAGTCGCCACGGCCACCGTTGGGTGCCATCTTGCTGAATGGCTGGCCATATCCGATTGTAGAGTAGATACAGTCGGGGGGTGGATCAGTGAAAAGATCGCGGCCTTTGAATTGCGAAGGTGTCTCGATGTTGGCAAAAGAAAAGAGTGTTCGTGCAATGTCCAGACTATCGCAGATGTCATCCCGCACTTGCTCTGCAGGTATGGTGTCTGACCAGGAGATTAGAAGTGGTACGCGATGCACTGTGGGCGTGTAAGTCAGTTTTTCGAAGGCGCCTGTCTCGCCAAGTGGATTGCCGTGGTCCGCACCAAATACGATGAGCGTTTGTTCCTGTCGTCCAGTTTCCTCAAGAAACTCTAAGACCCGTCCGACTTGAGTGTCAATCCAGGCGACCTGTGCGTAGTAGTGAAGGCGTCCTGCACGGAGTTTTTCGGGATCCATTCTGGCCACACCAAAAACTTCGGCAACGCGTTTTTCAAATGCAGAGAGGGTGTCAGGCAGCGGATCGGGCAGGCCGGGATCCCAATCGTCGAGAAGCTTTACGTATTGTGCTGGAGGTAATACCGGCGTGTGGGGCTGAAGAAGGGAAATGCGCACGAGATAAGGGGAGGTTGCCGTTTGGAGCCAGTGTAAAGCATTTTCAACGACTGAGTCGGGAGGATAGGGTTCACCGTCTGGGAAAATACCGCCGTTCATGCCGCCGTAGGGCGAGCGGATCATCTGCACAGCGTCTGCGCCAAGATGTTCCCAGATTTTCATTTCACCACCTGTTCCGTCGTGGTATTGGAAGATTTCATGCTCTGGATTGGCACCTGGACGTATTTCGGGGGCAACATGGATCTTTCCAAAATTGGCAGTTGAATAGCCGTTCTGTGAAAATACGTTAGGGAAAGTTTGCAGGATACGGGGCAACCGGAAATTTGGCCATGCACCTTCGTTGTTGTACACGCCTGTGTCTTCGGGATAGAGACCAGTTAGCGTGCAATATCTGGAGGCAACACAAACAGGCGCATTGCAAAAGTTATTTGTGAATCGCACACCGCTGCACGCCAAACGGTCGAGATTTGGCGTGCGCAACTGCAATCTGGGATGCCCATAACAGTCCAGCGCATCGGTGCGCAGTTCGTCACAGTAAATCCAGATAATATCAGGTTTTTCAGGCATAAAAAGTTCGGCCTTTGTTTTTTAGATGTCTTTTTTAGGGACAACTGCGCCGTGTAGCACGAGTAGATCGTGTAAATCAGAAAGCGGAACGTCGCGGGGTGTTGTTTCCAAACGCACAGATACTGCTGCTGCTGCACCCGCTGCCTGTCCCATAGCCATTGAGGATGCCTGTACTCGCAAAGCAGAATTTGCAAGTCGGTCACTGCTCACACTGCGTCCAGCGACAAGTAAATTATGACTGTTTTTAGGGATCAGTGCGCGTAGTGGAACTGTTGCAACTGTGCCTTCAGGCAGAGGTTGGGGCTTTACACCGTCTTTGTCATGGAGGTCAATCGGATAAAAAGAGTACGATACAGCGTCCTCAAAATGTCGCCCACTGGTATAATCATCGTGGGTTATCTGCACCTCTCCAACAATGCGATAGGTTTCGCGCACAGCGGTTTCTGCCTGCGCTTTTAAAACGCGGGCATTTTCGCATCCAGGCAGTGAACGTACAAACCGCAAAATCCGCAACAAAGATTGTCGCCCTGCAATGTTGGTTTTTGTATGCCTGTCAGAGGTCGATGCATCAGCGCCAAATACATGCTGGGCATTTTCTCCGCCTTTTCCAAGGTAGCCGATGAACCGTGCGCGCGGATTGCTTACATCGCCGTGTTGTAATCGGCCATCTTTCATGGCTGCGATAAACTGTCTCTGTATGACATCTTCGTCCAGCGTATCAACATCATAACCACCCAGTTTAAAAATCAATGTGCCCGGTTGTGTTTCTTCTTCGCGCAAACGAGGAAAACCGATCTGGCCCACAATATTTGCTCCGCCGGTGCAGTCAATTAACTGTTTGGTCAGGATGGTGCGCCGCAGGTTTTTTCCGACAGTCTCGATTTTCCAACCTCTGTCTGTTTCTAAAATTTGCGTCGGTATTTCATAAAAGTGCAATTGCACACCTGCTTGAGTACAGGCTTCTTCTGCAAGTGCCGCATATACAGGGCCATTGATGCGTATTTGGTGCATCCAATGGCGCTCAGGAGAGAAGACGGAAAAATCCGGCAGTTGGCCACTGTCAAGTGCTACTGCTTTTATAACCAGTTCCCATCCAATGCCCGCGACAATCTGCTTTCCCCAGGCATGAAAAAGCCCGGGGAAGGAAACGCCGCCTGTTGTGGTGACACCGCCGAGTTGACTGCCAGATTCAACCAGAGCCGTGCGAAGTCCCGCGCGCCCCCCTTGTATGGCAGCAATCGTGCCCGCTGTGCCTCCGCCAACTACGAGCACATCTACATCGTCTTTCATATGCTCCATATTTTCTTACCCCAAACTATATATAGACTCACTCCTTGGAGTCACTTTTGTGGGCGGCCTCAAACAGGGCATTACACTCGAACTCGAGAATACCGCCGATTACTTTGGTTTGCCGAAATGGAGTACGGCGAGCCACCTCTTTGGCGCGGATATCGATTTGCCGCCAACCGAGGCTTTGCAGATAAGGGATCGAAGTCCCATAGTAAACAGTAGAAATTCCGGCCCACTCGATGGCACTTTGACACATGGGGCACGGCTCAGCTGTCGTGTACAAATCGAGTTCTGTCCAGTCGATCTGTGAATGGGCTGCCGCACAACGATTGATCGCGTCAATCTCGCCGTGGAGTGTCGGATCTTCCGAAGAACGGTTAACCCCTTTTGCGATGATCTCGCCTGTTGTCTGTCGAACGATCACCGCGCCGAACGGAGACCTGGGTGCCTTCTGCGCCATTGCAATGGCCTGTCGCATATAATCGTTGTGGCTCATGCCCTGTCGGATCCATTTTTGATGTGAGTTTGTATATAAAAAACCAACCTTTAGTTCGGAAAATATGTGGGATGCTTGATGGATTGGCAATCTCTTTATGTTATCGCCTATGCAATGTCTTCTGGGGCAATGAATACGCCTACGATGTGGCTTTTGTTGGGTTCGTCGCCATAATTGGTGTAATCGACCAGGATGATGCGGCCATCGGGTAAGGTGAGCCAGGATGAGTATCCGTGATCAGGGCGGGGTTCTTGATCAGGATGGTTGGCATGGATTTGAACGAAGCGGTCGCGCTGATATTGATCGGGGTATTCACCGGAGGAGGCAGACCAGTTCCACGACCAGTCATCGAAGGTTCGATTTTGCGATGAAAAGCTGACGGATGTCCAGGTGCTACTGCCTGTGTCACTCCATTGGCCAAACATGGTACGCATATCGGGGCGGGATGAGGTATGGTCTGAGATGTGTGTTTCTCCGCGGAAGACGTTTCGGTAAATCATATCTTCACCATCAACCTGTATGCGCAAGAGGCCGCCCTTGTGGCGATAAGCGACTTTTCGTGGTTGTGAGAAGTCGATTTTTTTATGCAAATCGGTGCGTTCGAGCCTACCGAGAGAAATGAAGTCAGAGCCGATGTAGAGGATATCGCCAATGCTGCCACAAGACATAAAGGCAATGGGTTCTCCCGGTGGGCCTTCGACTTGCACTTCAGCTTCGAAGTTGACGGTACTGAAGCGATCCTGTGGCGGGAGGAGGCTGTAACGGCATTCGTGCTCGGGTTTGTGATGAATGGTGAGACCATTTTCATTAAGTGTTGCACTGTATTTTCTGCGGGGACCACCGATGGCATATGTCCCCGCTTCTTTTTTGAGGTCGCCAATCCAGGCATAACAGCCAAGACCGCCGTTGACGTGGCGACCTGTGACCATGCAGCGGCCATCTTCGAGTTGTCTGACATACGGACGATGGAGGGCAAAAGGACACATCTGAGGGGCACTCCAGGTGCGTCCATTGTCCTGAGAGAAAGCTACAAAACTGGGCACACCTCCAGAGCGGTTTTCGCGCATGACACAGGCGATTTCTTTGCCGCCGTCGAGGATGACAATTGCGCCTTCGCAAAATCGGTTATAACCATCGTGGGCAACAGTGACCTCATTGCCCCAGGTTTTGCCACCGTCAGATGAAAAGGTTGCGATTTCAGCAAATTCTTGAGCTTCGCGAAACATGATATGGCTACCGACGGCAAGACGTCCGTCGGGCAGTTCCATGATGCGATCGGGTTCAAAGCCTCTGATGTTGGGTTTGTAAGGCCCGTCCCAGGATTTGCCCTCATCTGTGCTCCACCAGAGCCAGTTGCCGGAGGGCTGGTCTTCGTGAAAATGGCTGAAGTCGTCGTGGTCGCAGATGACAACAATGCGATCATCACTTAAGAGGCTTATGCGCGGTGTTACGAGACGCTCATCGCCTTTGCTGCGATCAGCAGTTGCGACTTCGCTCAGTTTGTCCCAGGTTTGACCATCGTTTTCGCTGTAGAGGATGGTGAGGATTTGGGTGGTTTCACCCCAGTGGGCTTCGGTATCGGAATAAACGAGCAGAAGGCGACCGGATTTGAGGCGAATGATGTCGGGATTTTTGGTAAAGCGGCCGGGACTGCGCCAGGCGTCAAAGACTTTGTCGTTGATAGAGCGTGGATGGATATACATCGAATTCCTTTCTAAAATCTGCCGATACGTGTTGATCCTGGATGGAAAACTCCAGGCCTCTATTGTTGTTGAAAATAGGAATCGTAAAGGATTTGGCAGGCTTCACCTCGGGTTAAATGTGCGAGTGTGTTGGTGTCGAGTTTTTCTCCACACAACTGGACAAAACCATCGATCCAACGATGCGCTGTGTGCTGGTCAAGTTTATCCTGCGGTCTGGCATCGTATGTATCGAAGAATCCCTTTGTACCTGCCCATTGTATAGCGGCGTTGTGTGCATAGTCGTCGTTAAGGTCAATATCATTGAGAAATGTGAGCATGGAATTTTGTTCGGCCAGGGTTTGTTGAAGCTGATCAATATCAATGTCGGCCGGTGTCTGTTTGTTTTTGATGGCCTGGACGGCCGCATAACCAGCAGACTCGGCAATTTGCATCCAGGTGGGCTCCAGACGAATCGCGCTTTGTCCGAGGTGGCTGGAAGAAAGGCAGACTGGGACGAGGAAATTGTCTAATTCATTGGTGAGCAGGCTTCGATAAGGGATCTGGCCAGGGACGGTTTGCTTGTGGAGCATGACTTTGCCTTCATCGCGACTGTCTTTGACGCGTTCGGGATGGCAGGCGTGAACGTCCGTGTACCATTCACAAATAGCAATAGTATCTGAGTGAATGGGCGCTCTGTCTATGCCTTCGGCCAGGCGAACATCGTGCTCGGTGAGCATATAACGCCCTTCGAGACGACGGGCTTCGCGCACATAGATCTCCCAGGGCATGTGATTGTTGTCGGGAAATTCGTCTTTGGCCAGCCCCCACTGAGCAAAGGCTTCGCGCATGTTTTCGGGCGCATCGGGATCGTTTTGAAAGAAATACAAAATGCCAATAACGATGTTCCAGAAGTCTTTCAAGATGCGCTGACGGGTTGGCCAGTCGCCGTGGACATAGTCGGTCGCACCTTCAATAAGTTGTGGTCGGTTCCAGTCGCTTTTGTTGTTGGGAAATTGTCCGCCATCTTGCCCGCGATCAGGTCTGTTGACTTCAAGGGATTGGAGTAAGGTTTTGATGCGTGCGGGATCGTAGTCTTCTGGTGGCTCTGGTTTGACCTGATTGTTGGGATCGCTGCTGAGGGCTGTGCGAAAGTTCATGGCTTGCACAACACCATCGCCTTCGCCCGTGCTATCGGGCATGATGGTTTCCATCGCACCACCAAATTGCCTCAGGTTTAGCGATGCAACAATGTCGGCCATGTGTTGTTCTGACTCGGGAAGCTCCTTTGCAAATCGCATAAAGATGCGACCAGCGTGAGGTTCGTTAAATTCGTCTTTGGATTCACGCCCGACTCTGAAAGCGACATTGGCTAAGGGTAGAAGATCGCCTTCGTAAGAAGTATCGACAAAGATATCTCCGGTAGCTCGGAAGCTTGCCTCGCGATTCATTTCTGTGAATGTGATGGCTGTAATTAAGCGGTCAGCTTGTTCGATATCGGTAGGGTAATGGCTTTTGATCAGGGTAATGTTTGATTCTGCCTGTATCATTTCTTCCGACAATTGTTCGAAGACACGCGCTTCGTATTTGCCATTAGAGTGGCCCGTTTCGCCGGGCAGGCAGGCTGCGTATTGCGGTGAATCTTTTCCATAGGTATTGCGGTAATGATCGAAGATCGCCTGACGCATCTCATTGTAGATGGGCGATCGCCAGCCTTCGTAAAGTGTATCCCAGAGTCCCATCCCATTGGCTGGCAGTCCACCGATGTGGGGTGTATGATTGACGATCAAGACGGTCAATCCTTCACGCGCAGCTCGAACTGCACAGGCAAGGCCTGCGGGATTGCCGCCGTAGATGACGAGGTTGTAGTGAGTACCTTCCATGTGTTGGTCGTCTCTATAGCAGTGATCTGATCTCATCCACCGCTAACGGTAGTCTCCGAATCTGCCCTTCGAAGTCAAAGCGTGAGAGCACGGCGTCTCTCACCGTTCCTGGTTTCTCAATATAGTGCGATAGCTGATCAGCATAGTAGGCCGCCCATACAACTCCAAATGTTTCCCGGTCTCCGACTGAGAGTGGTCGCTCAGAAAGATAGCCTCGTAGGAAATCCAGCATCTCTTTCTTCAATAGAGATCGTCCCCCAGTCAGATCATTCATTAGCCATCTGTGTTGGACCATTACAAGATCTACAGTAGCTGGCGCAAAAGAGTTGCAGAGATCGGTGAAACCGACTTTCTCGCCATCCGCGTGGACGTTGGGACCCCAGACATCCCCATGCGTTGTCATCCACCGTACGGATGTCCGTGTTAGGTGCTTGTAGGTGGTTTGCAACTCGGTCTGAAGGGTCTTGATGGCGCCGCAGAGATCGCCAGGAAGAGAACGGGAAAGCGCTCGCCGAAGTCTGACCTCCACAAAGCCAGTGAGATCTTTCTTCTGCATCCTGGATTTTTCGAACTTCTCCGATGCCAGATGAATCTTGGCAAGTCCACGTCCCACCGCACCCAATTGGTGGAGGTGACGAGAGTTGCAAGGTTCCCCACCGAGATCAGTTTCCACGGAGAGCACAACAGCATCTCCGATCATGATACACAAATCTCCGGAGAGAGTGGGGACAATCTGGGGGACAGGGGCATCATTTGTTGATAGATGGTTGAGGAACTCGACAACTTCCTCCGGACAGAACTGACCCCGTGCCCAGTTCAATCGTGCAAAGAATGTCGCCCCATTCTTTTTGAATGAGAAAAGGCGCCCCGTGCCTGGTACCGGTATGAGAGAACCATCGAACTGCCAGGCTGACCGAAAGGCCTCCTGAATTTTCTCCTTTGGTGGAATCTGATCCACTAACTGCTCCTCCGATAAAGAGTTCCATCACGGCTTCCAGGCGAATCGACCATATCGAGGCGTTTTTGGAGGCACGATCGGTAACTCCTTCCACCCGGACCTGGTTTCAACCATGATTTTCGGGCCGCCCTTTTTAGGATCTGGAAAAGCCCGAGTCACAAATCCATCGGGAGACCATGTGGGATCATCACCACGCCCTGCTTTTCGCTTATTATTTCCATCACTATCGACAACCCATACATTCCAGGTTTCACCGATCAGCTTGTCTCTTTCGCGATCTTGTCTCCCTGTGAATTTGCTCATATGGATCATCTCCACACCTTCCCAATGGGCGATCCACTTGCCATCCGGTGACCAGGCAGGGACTTTTTGTTCGATGGGAAGCTTGAGGGTCCCGTCATGTTCAGCAGACGTTGGTGAAATTGGTTTGGCATCACTGCCATCGAGATTGCTCAACCAAACCCTATAGTTGCCGCTTCGATTTGAAACAAAGGCCACCTTTGTTCCTTTCGGCGAGACAACGGCCATCGAATTGCTGAACTTAATTTGTTGAGGATCGCTGAACAATCGCCTTGATTCTCTGGTCTCAGTGTTCATGATGTGCAACTGGCTGTTTTCAGCGGGATCTTTTCCTGGTTTGAATATCATCCATACGATGTGTTT includes the following:
- a CDS encoding phytanoyl-CoA dioxygenase family protein, translated to MAVKTELTDEDLEHFRENGYLVLPQAFNADEVARMQHEADRILELIINSSLANGRKSGRLDILQTSTGPMVRKIQPINDLSLFLAGVSADERLIGPMRQLMGDEPILMEEKLNYKEPLPEAIEGIPLVDREDRFPVHNDWAYYLAQDYPQEIISSAVTIDPYDESSGPLHVWPGSHKQHLEHRRPPNKRGWEVLPDLIDFDGGIDLLAPPGSIMLFHSVLVHNSRPNISGRPRRLMIYSHYPRQSDIGHDVRNGPSRLRESPYEWEYQRAKERGEFEDVFQAPVFS
- a CDS encoding sulfatase-like hydrolase/transferase, with the protein product MPEKPDIIWIYCDELRTDALDCYGHPRLQLRTPNLDRLACSGVRFTNNFCNAPVCVASRYCTLTGLYPEDTGVYNNEGAWPNFRLPRILQTFPNVFSQNGYSTANFGKIHVAPEIRPGANPEHEIFQYHDGTGGEMKIWEHLGADAVQMIRSPYGGMNGGIFPDGEPYPPDSVVENALHWLQTATSPYLVRISLLQPHTPVLPPAQYVKLLDDWDPGLPDPLPDTLSAFEKRVAEVFGVARMDPEKLRAGRLHYYAQVAWIDTQVGRVLEFLEETGRQEQTLIVFGADHGNPLGETGAFEKLTYTPTVHRVPLLISWSDTIPAEQVRDDICDSLDIARTLFSFANIETPSQFKGRDLFTDPPPDCIYSTIGYGQPFSKMAPNGGRGDWYGNRGWPRRSCIRTSQYRLDKNVLLNGEKPKPEDEDIFLADVYADPEEFTNIARDPECADVVHQLSDQLDKHTANSVEVDPSCLQR
- a CDS encoding FAD-dependent oxidoreductase gives rise to the protein MEHMKDDVDVLVVGGGTAGTIAAIQGGRAGLRTALVESGSQLGGVTTTGGVSFPGLFHAWGKQIVAGIGWELVIKAVALDSGQLPDFSVFSPERHWMHQIRINGPVYAALAEEACTQAGVQLHFYEIPTQILETDRGWKIETVGKNLRRTILTKQLIDCTGGANIVGQIGFPRLREEETQPGTLIFKLGGYDVDTLDEDVIQRQFIAAMKDGRLQHGDVSNPRARFIGYLGKGGENAQHVFGADASTSDRHTKTNIAGRQSLLRILRFVRSLPGCENARVLKAQAETAVRETYRIVGEVQITHDDYTSGRHFEDAVSYSFYPIDLHDKDGVKPQPLPEGTVATVPLRALIPKNSHNLLVAGRSVSSDRLANSALRVQASSMAMGQAAGAAAAVSVRLETTPRDVPLSDLHDLLVLHGAVVPKKDI
- a CDS encoding nucleoside deaminase yields the protein MSHNDYMRQAIAMAQKAPRSPFGAVIVRQTTGEIIAKGVNRSSEDPTLHGEIDAINRCAAAHSQIDWTELDLYTTAEPCPMCQSAIEWAGISTVYYGTSIPYLQSLGWRQIDIRAKEVARRTPFRQTKVIGGILEFECNALFEAAHKSDSKE
- a CDS encoding exo-alpha-sialidase; translation: MYIHPRSINDKVFDAWRSPGRFTKNPDIIRLKSGRLLLVYSDTEAHWGETTQILTILYSENDGQTWDKLSEVATADRSKGDERLVTPRISLLSDDRIVVICDHDDFSHFHEDQPSGNWLWWSTDEGKSWDGPYKPNIRGFEPDRIMELPDGRLAVGSHIMFREAQEFAEIATFSSDGGKTWGNEVTVAHDGYNRFCEGAIVILDGGKEIACVMRENRSGGVPSFVAFSQDNGRTWSAPQMCPFALHRPYVRQLEDGRCMVTGRHVNGGLGCYAWIGDLKKEAGTYAIGGPRRKYSATLNENGLTIHHKPEHECRYSLLPPQDRFSTVNFEAEVQVEGPPGEPIAFMSCGSIGDILYIGSDFISLGRLERTDLHKKIDFSQPRKVAYRHKGGLLRIQVDGEDMIYRNVFRGETHISDHTSSRPDMRTMFGQWSDTGSSTWTSVSFSSQNRTFDDWSWNWSASSGEYPDQYQRDRFVQIHANHPDQEPRPDHGYSSWLTLPDGRIILVDYTNYGDEPNKSHIVGVFIAPEDIA
- a CDS encoding FAD-dependent oxidoreductase → MRSDHCYRDDQHMEGTHYNLVIYGGNPAGLACAVRAAREGLTVLIVNHTPHIGGLPANGMGLWDTLYEGWRSPIYNEMRQAIFDHYRNTYGKDSPQYAACLPGETGHSNGKYEARVFEQLSEEMIQAESNITLIKSHYPTDIEQADRLITAITFTEMNREASFRATGDIFVDTSYEGDLLPLANVAFRVGRESKDEFNEPHAGRIFMRFAKELPESEQHMADIVASLNLRQFGGAMETIMPDSTGEGDGVVQAMNFRTALSSDPNNQVKPEPPEDYDPARIKTLLQSLEVNRPDRGQDGGQFPNNKSDWNRPQLIEGATDYVHGDWPTRQRILKDFWNIVIGILYFFQNDPDAPENMREAFAQWGLAKDEFPDNNHMPWEIYVREARRLEGRYMLTEHDVRLAEGIDRAPIHSDTIAICEWYTDVHACHPERVKDSRDEGKVMLHKQTVPGQIPYRSLLTNELDNFLVPVCLSSSHLGQSAIRLEPTWMQIAESAGYAAVQAIKNKQTPADIDIDQLQQTLAEQNSMLTFLNDIDLNDDYAHNAAIQWAGTKGFFDTYDARPQDKLDQHTAHRWIDGFVQLCGEKLDTNTLAHLTRGEACQILYDSYFQQQ
- a CDS encoding phosphotransferase, whose product is MDQIPPKEKIQEAFRSAWQFDGSLIPVPGTGRLFSFKKNGATFFARLNWARGQFCPEEVVEFLNHLSTNDAPVPQIVPTLSGDLCIMIGDAVVLSVETDLGGEPCNSRHLHQLGAVGRGLAKIHLASEKFEKSRMQKKDLTGFVEVRLRRALSRSLPGDLCGAIKTLQTELQTTYKHLTRTSVRWMTTHGDVWGPNVHADGEKVGFTDLCNSFAPATVDLVMVQHRWLMNDLTGGRSLLKKEMLDFLRGYLSERPLSVGDRETFGVVWAAYYADQLSHYIEKPGTVRDAVLSRFDFEGQIRRLPLAVDEIRSLL